A DNA window from Maribellus comscasis contains the following coding sequences:
- a CDS encoding histidine kinase: MKAKLAVPMFIILFSSFYGIAQNEPIRLIPEFGKQTIYESTELTYILSDDNEKQNRFIKKKTYELKFDKFGPENKEVLKVNITKNTLEKPDQPTPEVKDYRFPYFQEAFPENTSPDFTETLLSRLTLEYSFDFETSTIELLNLEELLMEARKILREKGLSPGKIDNRIVDFNEKIIPATTSQIQQIFQIPQASFSGSLNIKNFDIHLSLEKPWAYLKQKRWEKEPGLYSKEIVYEVEKRYLKKYNTVEIDSVKYPILFENKKYNLKHTENDISLKVSKTIPQNRFTISGKIENLRNKKITLAVLRSPFGTQLFEESVFLDENNSFQIETELNHPQLIYLQFGNINSPGNLPMMAFYAEPGSRIHFEATGETFPWEVTFSEDFAGTSKLLYDWRKEYNIFNQRLDWSTLSFFSSDLSYSDFTKAFNNLSSPNKNNVEQHAFEFVKNETKAYLFNILIYYLSMEEWSRSASNGRVRFEEIGEEGFLKMKNILDTTNIYDFYNEYGIHSRQLAGSYVNYFFKKNKIIDELGFPEFAAIPILSSYIFHNDLPYQVEATKSILAGHALYSVLTELLLREKSDISNQPNQFESYTQQKADEYLNLMTRVCNDKGFISSIKEIIDNQQNWEDEIFVPSNKFFNENAEPVYMSDFFGDKPTIFYIANNWSAERYFWDDLANENPEINFVLVMEGSNIQEWLDYEKRAEPVAHQLFLINEDVKLRDIFKSNSRHFILYDKNGVRIGFAGNAVTARDMAKKSLNAPSKQLNKSQLKTIIIVLLILLTLLILSLLIWRWRVRQRFRKEQQQRRLRELELTAIRSQMNPHFLFNSLNSVQNLVQQNKGREAHLYLADFAGLIRKVLQNSEKEEVSLAEELEMINQYLNLEKLRFDFDFTISVEDKIDTNNTMVPSMLLQPFAENAVIHGLQNKTGYRQLKIEVARDKSGIKITIEDNGVGREAAKNIAKAKNGKGSKLMKDRLEILQEKHGEKYHLETIDLTENDIGTRVEIQIPDER; this comes from the coding sequence ATGAAAGCAAAACTTGCAGTTCCAATGTTCATTATTCTTTTTTCTTCTTTTTATGGGATAGCACAAAATGAACCAATTCGCTTGATCCCTGAATTTGGGAAACAAACCATTTATGAGTCTACAGAATTGACGTACATATTATCCGACGATAATGAGAAGCAAAACCGTTTTATTAAAAAGAAAACCTATGAACTAAAATTCGACAAATTCGGGCCTGAAAACAAAGAAGTTTTAAAAGTGAACATCACAAAAAACACGCTTGAAAAACCCGATCAGCCAACACCCGAAGTAAAAGATTACAGGTTTCCGTATTTTCAGGAAGCCTTCCCTGAGAATACCTCCCCCGATTTTACAGAAACATTACTCAGCCGCTTAACTCTGGAATACAGTTTTGATTTTGAAACAAGCACAATCGAGCTTCTCAACCTGGAAGAATTATTAATGGAAGCGCGAAAAATTTTGAGAGAAAAAGGCCTCTCGCCGGGAAAAATCGATAACCGCATTGTTGATTTTAATGAGAAAATAATTCCGGCAACCACTTCCCAAATTCAACAAATTTTTCAAATCCCACAAGCGTCTTTTTCGGGAAGCTTAAACATCAAAAATTTTGACATTCATTTGTCTCTGGAAAAACCCTGGGCTTACCTCAAACAAAAAAGATGGGAAAAAGAACCCGGTTTATATTCAAAAGAAATTGTCTACGAAGTAGAAAAACGTTACTTAAAAAAATACAATACCGTTGAAATCGATTCAGTTAAATACCCGATTTTGTTTGAAAACAAAAAGTATAACCTAAAACATACTGAAAATGATATTAGCCTAAAGGTTTCTAAAACCATTCCACAAAACCGGTTTACCATTTCAGGAAAAATTGAAAATTTGAGGAACAAAAAAATTACGCTGGCAGTTTTGCGCAGCCCGTTTGGAACACAACTGTTTGAAGAATCGGTTTTCCTGGATGAAAACAATTCCTTCCAGATTGAAACTGAACTCAACCATCCTCAACTGATTTACTTGCAATTTGGTAATATTAATTCTCCAGGTAATCTACCAATGATGGCTTTTTATGCCGAACCGGGAAGCCGGATTCATTTTGAAGCTACGGGAGAAACATTTCCCTGGGAAGTTACATTCTCCGAAGATTTTGCAGGTACTTCAAAACTATTATACGACTGGCGAAAAGAATATAACATTTTTAACCAGAGATTGGATTGGAGTACTCTTAGTTTCTTTTCATCTGATTTGAGCTATTCCGATTTTACCAAAGCATTTAATAATCTTTCATCTCCAAATAAAAATAACGTGGAGCAACATGCCTTTGAGTTTGTTAAAAATGAAACAAAGGCATACTTATTTAATATCCTGATTTATTATTTATCGATGGAAGAATGGAGCAGAAGTGCCTCTAATGGAAGAGTACGTTTTGAAGAAATAGGTGAAGAAGGCTTTTTAAAAATGAAAAATATTCTGGATACTACAAATATTTACGACTTTTATAACGAATATGGTATCCACTCACGGCAACTGGCAGGAAGTTACGTGAACTATTTTTTTAAGAAAAACAAAATCATTGACGAACTCGGATTTCCGGAATTTGCTGCAATACCAATACTTTCAAGTTATATATTTCACAATGATTTGCCCTACCAGGTGGAAGCAACTAAAAGTATCCTCGCAGGGCATGCGTTGTATTCAGTTTTGACTGAATTACTTTTACGTGAAAAGTCAGATATATCAAACCAACCAAATCAATTTGAAAGCTATACGCAACAAAAAGCCGATGAATACCTTAATCTAATGACCCGCGTTTGTAACGACAAGGGATTCATCAGTTCGATAAAAGAAATAATTGATAATCAGCAAAACTGGGAAGATGAGATTTTTGTTCCCTCCAATAAATTTTTTAATGAAAATGCCGAGCCCGTTTATATGAGTGATTTTTTTGGTGACAAACCAACTATTTTTTACATCGCAAACAATTGGTCGGCAGAACGATATTTTTGGGACGATTTAGCCAATGAAAACCCGGAAATCAATTTTGTTTTGGTGATGGAGGGCTCCAATATTCAGGAATGGCTGGATTATGAAAAACGTGCCGAACCAGTTGCTCATCAGCTGTTTTTAATAAACGAAGATGTAAAACTCCGGGATATTTTTAAAAGCAATAGCAGACATTTTATATTATACGATAAAAACGGGGTTCGAATTGGTTTTGCCGGAAATGCAGTTACTGCAAGAGACATGGCGAAAAAAAGTTTAAATGCACCCTCTAAACAGCTCAACAAATCGCAACTCAAAACGATAATTATTGTACTGCTAATACTTCTTACGCTACTTATTTTAAGTTTGTTAATCTGGAGATGGCGGGTTCGGCAACGGTTCCGAAAGGAACAGCAGCAGCGGCGGTTGCGCGAGCTGGAACTTACTGCAATCCGGTCGCAAATGAACCCCCATTTTCTTTTTAACAGTTTGAACTCGGTGCAAAACCTGGTTCAGCAAAACAAGGGCCGCGAGGCCCATTTGTATTTGGCCGACTTTGCCGGATTAATCAGAAAAGTATTGCAGAATTCAGAAAAAGAAGAAGTATCACTGGCCGAAGAACTGGAAATGATAAACCAGTATCTGAATCTCGAGAAACTGCGGTTTGATTTTGATTTTACTATTTCGGTTGAAGATAAAATTGATACAAACAATACGATGGTTCCTTCAATGCTTTTACAACCTTTTGCAGAAAATGCGGTTATTCATGGCCTTCAG